From Deinococcus ruber, a single genomic window includes:
- a CDS encoding glycerophosphodiester phosphodiesterase — protein sequence MRFQARTQAPFLRERHLQGVLRTAHGGASRAAPDNTLEAIAATLHTALDLVEVDVHLTRDGELLLWHDAQMVTPDGVFEIAGHSLAQLRGLNLIDGTLTTLPEVIDLLRGYSGLMIDLKAPALEDPIARVLRASRFTDVVVCGDYLNTLERLKTELPQIGVSYTPGLPFYLQPAAHLPTLPFLDAVTVYWRAVGPALMRATGEQGVLVLAWTVDHPHIAAHLLAQGVHGLTSNNMAVLEDTRRL from the coding sequence TTGAGGTTTCAGGCCAGAACACAGGCCCCGTTCCTGAGGGAGCGCCACCTTCAGGGTGTGCTGCGAACGGCGCACGGCGGAGCGTCGCGGGCGGCCCCCGACAACACGCTGGAGGCCATTGCCGCGACGCTGCACACCGCGCTCGATCTGGTGGAAGTGGATGTTCACCTGACCCGTGACGGAGAACTGCTGCTGTGGCACGACGCTCAGATGGTCACTCCGGACGGCGTGTTCGAGATCGCCGGGCACTCTCTGGCACAGCTGCGCGGTCTGAACCTGATCGACGGCACCCTCACGACGCTGCCGGAAGTGATCGACCTGCTGCGCGGGTACAGTGGGCTGATGATCGACCTCAAGGCCCCGGCGCTGGAAGACCCCATTGCGCGGGTCCTACGGGCCAGCCGCTTTACCGACGTGGTGGTCTGCGGCGATTACCTGAACACCCTGGAACGCCTGAAAACCGAGCTGCCGCAGATCGGCGTGTCGTATACACCTGGCCTCCCGTTTTATCTCCAGCCTGCTGCACACCTGCCGACCCTCCCGTTTCTGGACGCGGTGACGGTGTACTGGCGTGCAGTCGGCCCGGCGCTGATGCGGGCGACCGGTGAGCAGGGCGTGCTGGTGCTGGCCTGGACGGTCGATCATCCTCACATTGCCGCGCATCTGCTGGCCCAGGGTGTGCACGGCCTCACCAGCAACAACATGGCCGTGCTGGAAGATACCCGGCGACTCTGA
- a CDS encoding ABC transporter permease, whose product MSVPAIPAPRAAWFLQVAGLRRALGAILLLAFSAFLLMPLWTLLLWAVTERWLYPGVVPQQFGLKWWSWVFSNADIGKAAFWSLTTAPTVTLLSALVCLPAAYAFARFDFPLKRFFYVALLASNAFPKLGLYIAIAAFFFRLGLIGTFWGVVLVQLVNALVVMIWIPSAAFAAVPKELEEAARDAGASPLRVFFSVTLPISMPGIIVALILTFLGSLDESQATLLIGTPQITTLPIQMYTLVSSYPEPVGAVFSVLLATPSVVLLLLARRYLLAGYLAAGFKGG is encoded by the coding sequence ATGAGCGTTCCGGCCATTCCCGCGCCGCGTGCGGCCTGGTTCCTTCAGGTGGCAGGGCTGCGGCGAGCGCTGGGAGCCATTCTGCTGCTGGCCTTCTCGGCCTTCCTGCTGATGCCGCTGTGGACGCTGCTGCTGTGGGCCGTCACCGAGCGCTGGCTGTATCCGGGCGTGGTGCCGCAGCAGTTCGGGCTGAAATGGTGGAGCTGGGTGTTCTCGAACGCCGACATCGGCAAGGCGGCGTTCTGGAGTCTGACCACCGCGCCAACCGTCACGCTGCTGTCGGCGCTGGTGTGTCTGCCCGCCGCCTACGCCTTCGCCCGCTTCGACTTTCCGCTCAAACGCTTCTTCTATGTGGCGCTGCTGGCGTCCAACGCCTTTCCAAAACTCGGGCTGTACATCGCCATCGCTGCGTTTTTCTTCCGCCTGGGGCTGATCGGCACATTCTGGGGCGTGGTGCTGGTACAGCTCGTCAATGCGCTGGTGGTGATGATCTGGATTCCGTCGGCGGCCTTCGCGGCGGTGCCGAAGGAACTCGAAGAGGCGGCCCGCGACGCCGGGGCCAGTCCGCTGCGGGTGTTCTTCTCGGTCACGCTGCCGATCAGCATGCCGGGCATCATCGTGGCGCTCATCCTGACCTTTCTGGGATCGCTCGACGAGTCGCAGGCGACGCTGCTGATCGGCACGCCGCAGATCACCACGCTGCCGATTCAGATGTATACGCTGGTGTCGAGTTACCCCGAGCCGGTGGGGGCCGTGTTCAGCGTGCTGCTCGCCACGCCGTCGGTGGTGCTGTTGCTGCTGGCCCGCCGCTATCTGCTGGCCGGGTATCTGGCAGCGGGCTTCAAGGGAGGTTGA
- a CDS encoding ABC transporter ATP-binding protein: protein MSDVTFEQIEKRYAGRAAVADLNLRIRSGELVCLLGPSGCGKTTTLRMLAGFLTPDSGDISIGTRSVLNLGPEARPTAMVFQRYTLWPHMNVFHNVAFGLKLRRLSPAFIRQKVKDALTLVGLPGMEARQPSQLSGGQQQRVALARALVLEPEVLLLDEPLSSLDAKLRVQLRDEIRGIVQELGITTVFVTHDQEEAMAVADRIAVMHEGVLHQVQTPGELYDRPATRFVADFIGQMNFLSVQPGTSGTLLAGPLAFGVPQSAVGTEVAVRPEDMQFGEQGHPAQILRVSDLGHYREVLFRLEGAPDLAPMTAFVGKSEALETPRVRVRRALAYAGGVLLGDAVPLSAQVVGS, encoded by the coding sequence GTGTCGGACGTGACGTTTGAGCAGATCGAGAAGCGCTACGCGGGCCGCGCCGCAGTGGCCGACCTGAATCTGCGAATTCGCAGCGGCGAACTGGTGTGCCTGCTGGGGCCGAGCGGCTGCGGCAAAACCACCACCCTGCGGATGCTGGCGGGATTTCTGACGCCTGACAGCGGCGATATCAGTATCGGAACACGCAGCGTCCTGAACCTGGGGCCGGAGGCGCGTCCCACCGCGATGGTGTTTCAGCGCTATACCCTGTGGCCGCACATGAACGTGTTTCATAACGTGGCTTTTGGCCTCAAATTGCGGCGGCTGTCGCCCGCGTTCATCCGCCAGAAGGTCAAAGACGCGCTGACCCTGGTAGGCCTGCCTGGTATGGAGGCCCGTCAGCCGTCGCAGCTGTCGGGCGGGCAGCAGCAGCGGGTGGCGCTGGCACGGGCGCTGGTGCTGGAACCCGAGGTGCTGCTGCTCGACGAGCCGCTGTCGAGCCTCGACGCCAAACTGCGGGTGCAGCTGCGAGACGAGATTCGCGGCATCGTGCAGGAACTGGGCATCACCACCGTCTTCGTAACGCACGATCAGGAGGAAGCGATGGCGGTGGCCGACCGCATCGCCGTGATGCACGAGGGGGTGCTGCATCAGGTGCAGACGCCGGGTGAACTGTACGACCGTCCGGCGACGCGCTTCGTGGCCGACTTTATCGGGCAGATGAATTTTCTGTCGGTACAGCCGGGCACGTCAGGAACGCTGCTGGCTGGGCCGCTGGCATTCGGGGTGCCTCAGAGCGCCGTGGGCACCGAGGTGGCTGTGCGCCCCGAAGACATGCAGTTCGGAGAGCAGGGCCACCCGGCACAGATCCTGCGGGTCAGCGACCTGGGGCATTACCGCGAGGTGCTGTTCCGGCTGGAAGGCGCACCCGACCTCGCCCCCATGACAGCGTTCGTGGGCAAGAGCGAGGCGCTTGAAACGCCGCGTGTGCGAGTACGCCGTGCGCTGGCGTATGCGGGCGGCGTGCTGCTGGGCGACGCCGTGCCGCTGAGCGCTCAGGTGGTCGGCTCTTGA
- a CDS encoding ABC transporter permease translates to MPPLAVLTLLVLLPAFDALRFSLGWVPEDNVSYASGLNLIRSSQPTLAVFGRLFSSASFGRDLGLTLFVTLTSVALLTVVSYALAVYARFGRGRWVGAVRTLYLLPMFIPGIIAAYAITTFYGDHGLLQAMLERVGVQGYHSPIRQSWGIVLGSVWTGIPFAVLMLSSGLDGVAEEQIEAARDAGASFWVILWRIVLPLNLVPLLIVLTFSFIGVFGSFTIPYLLGPAAPNMLGVSMQLNFGAFRQPQVAVAMAVFSFLVCALVGYLYVVATLRQNGRRV, encoded by the coding sequence GTGCCTCCACTCGCTGTCCTGACGCTGCTGGTGCTGCTGCCCGCCTTCGATGCCCTGCGCTTTTCGCTCGGCTGGGTGCCGGAAGACAACGTGTCGTATGCCAGCGGTCTGAACCTGATCCGCAGTTCACAGCCGACACTGGCGGTGTTCGGGCGGCTGTTCTCCAGCGCTTCGTTCGGGCGTGATCTGGGCCTGACGCTGTTCGTGACCCTGACCTCGGTGGCCCTGCTGACCGTGGTGAGCTACGCGCTGGCGGTGTATGCCCGCTTCGGACGCGGGCGCTGGGTCGGAGCTGTCCGGACGCTGTACCTGCTGCCGATGTTCATTCCGGGAATCATCGCGGCGTATGCCATCACCACCTTTTACGGCGACCACGGGCTGCTTCAGGCCATGCTGGAACGGGTCGGCGTGCAGGGCTACCATTCTCCGATACGTCAGAGCTGGGGTATCGTGCTGGGCAGCGTCTGGACGGGCATTCCCTTCGCGGTGCTGATGCTGTCGAGCGGTCTGGACGGCGTGGCCGAGGAGCAGATCGAGGCCGCCCGAGATGCGGGTGCGAGCTTCTGGGTGATCCTGTGGCGCATCGTGCTTCCGCTGAATCTGGTGCCGCTGCTGATCGTGCTGACCTTTTCGTTTATCGGGGTCTTCGGCAGCTTCACCATTCCGTACCTGCTCGGCCCCGCCGCACCGAACATGCTGGGCGTCAGCATGCAGCTGAATTTCGGGGCGTTTCGCCAGCCACAGGTCGCGGTGGCGATGGCGGTCTTCAGCTTTCTGGTGTGTGCGCTGGTGGGCTACCTGTACGTGGTCGCCACGCTGCGGCAGAACGGACGGCGCGTATGA
- the galE gene encoding UDP-glucose 4-epimerase GalE gives MKVLVTGGAGYIGSTVCAALEDAGHIPVVLDSLVTGSPDFVANRIFYKGDIADQGLLRRLFQEHPDIAATLHFAARVILPESVEQPALYYRENVMKSLTLFENLLALGQQRVVFSSSASVYDTVADFRVTEDSPLNPSSPYARSKWMMEQILEDLCIASASHPPGLRALALRYFNPIGADPKERSGPYQQQPTHLLGRLLSAAQSGTPFSITGTDYVTRDGTGLRDYIHVWDLALAHVAAVEQFDQVFLKASSEQQPAVRFLTINLGTGNGVTVREFVRAFQEAVDVPLQVTEAPRRPGDGAGAYADISRAHTLLGWRPTLSVTQGIASALNWARRPRTVRS, from the coding sequence ATGAAGGTGCTCGTAACAGGAGGGGCTGGATATATCGGGAGCACAGTATGTGCAGCCCTCGAAGATGCTGGACATATTCCAGTCGTGCTGGATTCGCTGGTCACCGGCTCGCCAGATTTTGTCGCCAACCGGATTTTCTATAAGGGCGATATTGCCGATCAGGGGCTGCTCAGACGACTCTTTCAGGAACACCCGGATATTGCGGCGACCCTGCATTTCGCTGCCCGCGTAATTCTGCCCGAGTCGGTAGAGCAGCCTGCGCTGTACTACCGAGAAAATGTCATGAAGAGCCTGACTCTTTTCGAGAACCTGCTCGCGCTGGGCCAGCAGCGGGTGGTCTTCAGTTCGAGTGCCAGCGTCTATGACACGGTGGCAGATTTCCGCGTGACCGAGGACAGCCCCCTGAACCCGAGCAGTCCGTATGCCCGCAGCAAATGGATGATGGAACAGATTCTCGAAGACCTGTGTATCGCCAGTGCCAGCCACCCGCCCGGCCTCCGCGCCCTGGCACTGCGGTACTTCAATCCCATCGGGGCCGATCCGAAAGAGCGCAGCGGGCCGTATCAGCAGCAGCCGACGCATCTGCTGGGGCGTCTGCTGAGCGCCGCCCAGTCTGGAACGCCTTTTTCGATCACCGGCACAGACTACGTGACCAGAGACGGCACCGGGCTACGCGATTACATTCACGTCTGGGATCTGGCCCTGGCACACGTCGCCGCTGTCGAGCAGTTCGATCAGGTCTTCTTGAAGGCGTCTTCCGAGCAGCAACCTGCGGTGCGCTTTCTGACCATCAATCTGGGAACCGGCAACGGCGTGACCGTGCGGGAATTCGTTCGGGCCTTTCAGGAGGCGGTGGATGTGCCGTTGCAGGTGACTGAAGCGCCCCGGCGACCGGGAGACGGCGCAGGCGCGTATGCCGACATCAGCCGCGCCCACACCCTGCTCGGATGGAGGCCCACCCTCTCGGTGACACAGGGAATCGCGTCTGCCCTAAACTGGGCCAGACGCCCCAGGACTGTCCGTTCTTGA
- a CDS encoding CehA/McbA family metallohydrolase, with protein MTDLLIETVTLSLEDSKRHLPFTFFCPEGTGELHLHWEFEPAGAGELRTLITLSVEGPHGFRGAGHRHGTRQTVVLGEGAVTPGYLPGPISSGEWTVTLHTHLVMGHTSGKLRVTGHAAPHHPEQPRPADLLPAPPPTRTWMKGDLHCHTVHSDGCWTAEQLAAAALQQALSFLALTDHNTLSGRAELAAAFPGLLLPGTELTTYYGHALVLGQQAFPGWTQLEPQRGMADLAQRVSLEGGYVVIAHPFAAGDPICTGCAWTYFDLRPENTSHMEVWNGPWHGRHNSRALAYWYTLLAAGKRVVATAGSDAHGPAYLPGTGFTCTPATSDPAFLLRQLREGQTYLSAGPELHLTVLAPDQTAVLGGSVAAGTWHLRLSWEGVPEGSVLVWVVDGREHREGIQTAGTQDAAFDVNTWLNLEIRAAGGELLALTNPVYARR; from the coding sequence ATGACAGACCTGCTGATCGAGACGGTCACGCTGTCGCTGGAAGACAGCAAACGCCATCTGCCCTTCACCTTCTTCTGCCCCGAAGGCACCGGGGAACTGCACCTGCACTGGGAGTTTGAACCAGCCGGAGCAGGCGAACTGCGAACGCTGATTACCCTGAGCGTGGAAGGGCCGCACGGCTTCCGGGGAGCCGGACACCGGCACGGCACGCGGCAGACGGTGGTGCTCGGTGAAGGAGCGGTCACACCCGGCTATCTGCCCGGGCCGATTTCGTCGGGAGAATGGACGGTGACGCTGCACACGCATCTGGTGATGGGGCACACCAGCGGCAAACTGCGTGTAACGGGCCATGCCGCACCGCATCACCCCGAGCAGCCGCGCCCTGCCGACCTGCTGCCCGCACCGCCCCCCACACGCACCTGGATGAAAGGCGACCTGCACTGTCACACCGTTCACTCGGATGGGTGCTGGACGGCAGAGCAGCTTGCGGCAGCGGCCTTGCAGCAGGCATTGTCCTTCCTGGCGCTCACCGACCACAACACGCTCAGCGGTCGGGCCGAGCTTGCCGCCGCTTTTCCGGGCCTGCTGCTGCCCGGCACCGAACTGACCACGTATTACGGGCACGCACTGGTGCTGGGCCAACAGGCGTTTCCCGGCTGGACGCAGCTCGAACCCCAGCGCGGCATGGCCGACCTCGCACAGCGCGTGTCGCTGGAGGGCGGCTATGTGGTGATCGCCCATCCGTTTGCGGCAGGCGACCCCATATGTACCGGCTGCGCCTGGACGTATTTCGATCTGCGCCCCGAAAACACCAGTCATATGGAGGTGTGGAACGGCCCGTGGCACGGCAGGCACAACAGCCGCGCCCTGGCGTACTGGTACACCCTGCTGGCAGCAGGAAAACGGGTGGTCGCCACAGCAGGCAGCGACGCACACGGCCCGGCATACCTGCCCGGCACAGGCTTCACCTGCACGCCCGCCACCAGCGACCCGGCGTTCCTTCTGCGTCAGCTGCGGGAAGGACAGACGTATCTGAGCGCCGGGCCTGAGCTGCATCTGACGGTGCTGGCCCCAGATCAGACCGCTGTGCTGGGCGGTAGCGTGGCGGCAGGCACCTGGCACCTTCGCCTGAGCTGGGAAGGTGTGCCGGAGGGCAGTGTGCTGGTCTGGGTGGTGGATGGTCGGGAACACAGAGAAGGAATCCAGACTGCCGGAACGCAGGACGCCGCATTCGATGTGAACACCTGGCTGAATCTGGAAATTCGCGCGGCAGGCGGCGAACTGCTGGCTCTGACCAACCCGGTGTATGCCCGGCGCTAA
- a CDS encoding nucleotide-binding protein, translating into MTMSGPTDLNLSALIATLRRAAVPVLVVGALLAILTYVYSSTRAKVYQATASIAALPGGSANTLINNTLVTAPTLPPSVVARAIRSPEVLQRAVALITSGAADSPQRRNLTTQLDRDLQDGTSNVVTLTADVNTDFIGAYEISAKAATPKLAQLTANSFVDAMLSWDKQRALQTIIRARQNLRSQQAALATGSVRSGLDTQTLTALRVDLAQKLQQISVLEQTVSGTLSGLASATLPLRTVEPKPARNAALVFAAVIFFGVLLAFALDALRRRIQLDDLREFSVPVMGMLPPVRGRLDSAQQLTLQSSQGILREQLDFVRVGLLSTLTHGRVGMLSALAHGTHVPAVVVSSALIGEGKSTVVAGLAANLAAHGQRVLVVDADVFRFQQLQLWMPRNQPRRAPDLQTAEGLQLWPQMIPGVDLAAPTTGSDVAQIAAAIRAASRQYDLVLVDTGPVLKVADTLALAMQMDGLLLVADAETSRVQVQRAFQETARMKVNVLGFVLNRSRESLQHGSYAYNPVQGNALDVP; encoded by the coding sequence ATGACCATGAGCGGCCCCACCGACCTGAATCTCTCGGCACTGATCGCCACCCTGCGCCGTGCTGCCGTGCCCGTGCTGGTGGTCGGCGCACTGCTCGCCATCCTGACCTACGTGTATTCCTCGACGCGGGCCAAGGTGTACCAGGCAACCGCCAGTATCGCGGCCCTGCCGGGCGGAAGCGCCAACACCCTGATCAATAACACGCTTGTGACTGCGCCGACGCTGCCGCCGTCGGTGGTGGCCCGCGCCATTCGCAGCCCGGAAGTTCTGCAACGTGCCGTGGCCCTGATCACTTCGGGTGCCGCCGATAGCCCGCAGCGGCGCAATCTGACCACACAGCTCGACCGCGACCTGCAAGACGGCACGTCCAACGTGGTGACGCTGACAGCCGATGTCAATACCGACTTTATCGGTGCCTACGAGATCAGTGCCAAGGCTGCGACGCCGAAACTCGCTCAGCTGACCGCCAACAGCTTCGTAGACGCCATGCTCAGCTGGGACAAGCAGCGGGCGCTCCAGACGATTATCCGCGCCCGCCAGAATTTACGTTCGCAGCAGGCAGCGCTGGCGACCGGCTCTGTTCGCAGCGGCCTGGACACCCAGACCCTGACCGCCCTGCGCGTCGATCTGGCCCAGAAACTCCAGCAGATCAGTGTGCTCGAACAGACCGTGAGCGGCACTCTCAGCGGCCTTGCCAGCGCCACGCTGCCCCTGCGGACGGTGGAACCCAAGCCAGCACGCAACGCGGCACTGGTCTTCGCGGCGGTCATCTTCTTCGGAGTTCTGCTGGCCTTCGCTCTGGACGCGCTGCGCCGCCGTATTCAGCTGGATGATCTGCGTGAATTCTCGGTGCCGGTCATGGGGATGTTGCCGCCTGTGCGGGGGCGGCTCGACAGCGCTCAGCAACTCACTTTGCAGTCAAGTCAGGGCATTCTGCGCGAGCAGCTCGATTTTGTGCGGGTCGGCCTGCTGTCGACCCTGACACACGGGCGAGTCGGCATGCTGTCGGCGCTGGCGCACGGAACGCATGTACCGGCAGTGGTCGTGTCCAGCGCTCTGATCGGTGAAGGCAAAAGTACCGTGGTCGCGGGTCTGGCCGCCAACCTCGCCGCCCACGGTCAGCGCGTGCTGGTGGTCGATGCCGACGTGTTCCGCTTCCAGCAGCTTCAGCTGTGGATGCCGCGCAACCAGCCGCGCCGCGCCCCCGACCTGCAAACCGCCGAGGGTCTTCAGCTGTGGCCTCAGATGATTCCAGGTGTCGACCTGGCCGCGCCCACCACTGGCAGCGACGTGGCTCAGATCGCGGCTGCCATCCGGGCGGCCAGCCGTCAGTACGACTTGGTGCTGGTCGACACCGGCCCTGTTTTGAAGGTGGCCGATACCCTGGCACTGGCCATGCAGATGGACGGCCTGCTGCTGGTGGCCGATGCCGAAACCAGCCGTGTTCAGGTGCAGCGCGCATTTCAGGAAACCGCCCGCATGAAAGTCAATGTGCTGGGATTCGTGCTCAACCGCTCCAGAGAATCGCTCCAGCACGGCTCTTACGCCTATAATCCCGTCCAAGGGAACGCACTGGATGTGCCCTGA
- a CDS encoding extracellular solute-binding protein yields MKNPLLIGLLLLGTTTSVQAQTNPVTLNFYSGGDVNVKDLWENNLLPMYQKTHPNVRINLVFSSHGDNDQATIDRMAAAKKAGKPSGIDLLEGPVDDAGTAGLMDKLSVQKVPLLARVSPAVVNRAHSYGVPYRASSVVLAYDSSRVKNPPKTVAALLDWINKNPGQFTYNTPDTGGSGNAFVTRILMGNLTPADASFFQTDYDAAREKAWSKGLSTLKTLAPKLYQNGQYSQNNVGTLQLLGKGAIQMGPVWSDMGLSYLKQGLLPDNIKLTQIDPPLAGGAAYLGVAADSVNKAAAYDFLNWLLTPEVQSVVVDKMNGYPGVKLQYMPKDVQTRFGDIAGDFSYGFSSKFGSDMNRLWYEQVAGTAQPQH; encoded by the coding sequence ATGAAGAATCCTCTGCTGATAGGACTGTTGCTGCTCGGCACGACGACGAGCGTGCAGGCTCAGACCAACCCGGTCACGCTGAACTTCTACTCGGGCGGCGACGTCAACGTCAAGGATCTGTGGGAAAACAACCTGCTGCCGATGTACCAGAAGACGCATCCGAACGTCAGAATCAATCTGGTGTTCTCGTCGCACGGCGATAACGATCAGGCCACCATCGACCGCATGGCCGCCGCCAAGAAGGCCGGAAAGCCCTCGGGGATCGACCTGCTCGAAGGCCCGGTGGACGATGCCGGAACCGCCGGGCTGATGGATAAGCTCTCGGTTCAGAAGGTGCCGCTGCTTGCCCGCGTCAGCCCCGCCGTGGTCAACCGCGCCCACAGTTACGGCGTGCCGTACCGCGCCAGCAGTGTGGTGCTCGCCTACGACAGCAGCCGCGTCAAGAATCCGCCCAAGACCGTCGCGGCGCTGCTCGACTGGATCAACAAGAACCCCGGCCAGTTTACCTACAACACCCCCGATACCGGCGGCAGCGGCAACGCCTTCGTGACGCGCATCCTGATGGGCAATCTGACGCCCGCCGACGCCAGTTTCTTTCAGACCGACTACGACGCGGCCCGCGAGAAAGCCTGGAGCAAGGGCCTAAGCACCCTCAAGACGCTGGCCCCGAAGCTGTACCAGAACGGACAGTATTCGCAGAACAATGTCGGAACGCTGCAACTGCTGGGCAAGGGCGCGATTCAGATGGGGCCGGTGTGGTCGGACATGGGCCTGAGCTATCTCAAGCAGGGCCTGCTGCCCGACAACATCAAGCTCACCCAGATCGATCCGCCGCTGGCAGGCGGAGCCGCTTACCTGGGCGTGGCTGCCGACAGCGTCAACAAGGCCGCCGCCTACGACTTCCTGAACTGGCTGCTGACGCCCGAAGTGCAGAGCGTCGTGGTCGACAAGATGAACGGCTACCCCGGCGTCAAGCTTCAGTACATGCCCAAAGACGTGCAGACGCGCTTCGGTGATATCGCCGGAGACTTCAGCTACGGCTTTTCGAGCAAGTTCGGCAGCGACATGAACCGCCTGTGGTACGAGCAGGTTGCCGGAACGGCCCAGCCACAGCATTGA
- a CDS encoding sugar transferase, whose translation MKLTPPFRSRRSAVGRLRRYTAEPAQVAHAYQAAAPAVQHSEDFRQPPENFDSRAVLLAALRVLGAALMLGLLWLFVTPRDLPFTASSVSPLALWGIAAYLGWLLARQRAHPLFFDAGRQIVFEPFWTLLISAALFVAIGRFNSLIVLLPLNLLWLGYLLAWNMLARQISPPLRVGVTWLAEGRPDELSPLISDPRVRYVPLAEQPGLLLSSVDVVLTHPQVSRFSEHQRVLQHAQVAKIPTVSKLLLDEQLTGKVSLDLLNRDWLDALAFQSRYALIKRVLDVAATLLLLPVLIPLSLVVALVVRINSGTPVLFWQERVGKDGKTFNIAKFRSMTTDSERSGPAFASQGDQRITPVGGFLRKFRLDELPQFWNVLRGEMSIIGPRPEQWAFAADFEESIPLYACRHWVRPGITGWAQVNQGYTDNMGQTVEKLQYDFYYVKHISLALDLVIVGKTIRTVLNGFGAR comes from the coding sequence TTGAAACTCACACCTCCATTTCGCTCGCGCCGCAGTGCTGTCGGCAGGCTACGCCGCTACACCGCAGAACCCGCTCAGGTGGCGCACGCGTATCAGGCTGCCGCGCCTGCCGTCCAGCACAGTGAAGACTTCAGGCAGCCACCGGAGAACTTCGATTCGCGGGCCGTGCTGCTGGCTGCGCTGCGGGTGCTCGGCGCAGCCCTGATGCTCGGACTGCTGTGGCTGTTTGTAACCCCCCGCGATCTGCCGTTTACGGCGTCGTCTGTCAGCCCGCTGGCCCTGTGGGGAATCGCGGCGTATCTGGGCTGGCTGCTGGCGCGTCAGCGTGCCCACCCGCTGTTCTTCGATGCAGGCAGGCAAATTGTCTTCGAGCCGTTCTGGACGCTGCTGATCAGCGCGGCCCTGTTCGTGGCCATTGGCCGCTTCAACAGCCTGATCGTACTGTTGCCGCTGAATCTGCTGTGGCTCGGTTATCTGCTCGCCTGGAACATGTTGGCGCGGCAGATTTCACCCCCCCTGCGAGTCGGTGTGACCTGGCTGGCGGAAGGCAGACCCGATGAACTGTCGCCCCTGATCTCCGATCCGCGTGTCAGGTATGTGCCGCTTGCCGAACAGCCGGGTCTGCTGCTCAGCAGCGTGGATGTGGTCTTGACCCACCCTCAGGTCAGCCGCTTTTCCGAACATCAGCGTGTGTTGCAGCACGCACAGGTCGCCAAGATTCCCACGGTGTCGAAGCTGCTGCTCGACGAGCAACTGACGGGCAAGGTTTCCCTTGATCTGCTCAACCGCGACTGGCTCGACGCGCTGGCCTTCCAGTCGCGCTACGCCCTGATCAAACGCGTGCTGGACGTGGCAGCGACGCTGCTGCTGCTGCCCGTTCTGATTCCGCTGTCGCTGGTGGTGGCGCTGGTGGTCCGCATCAACAGCGGCACACCTGTTCTGTTCTGGCAGGAGCGCGTTGGCAAAGACGGAAAGACCTTTAACATCGCCAAATTCCGCTCTATGACCACCGATTCGGAACGCTCAGGCCCGGCTTTTGCCAGCCAGGGCGATCAGCGCATCACTCCGGTGGGCGGCTTTCTGCGAAAATTCCGTCTGGACGAACTTCCGCAGTTCTGGAACGTCCTGCGCGGAGAAATGAGCATCATCGGCCCTCGGCCTGAACAGTGGGCCTTCGCTGCTGACTTCGAGGAAAGCATTCCGCTGTATGCCTGTCGGCACTGGGTAAGACCTGGGATTACCGGCTGGGCGCAGGTTAATCAAGGATACACTGACAATATGGGGCAAACCGTCGAAAAACTTCAATACGACTTCTATTATGTCAAGCACATCTCACTTGCACTGGATCTGGTGATTGTCGGCAAAACCATCCGCACAGTGCTCAACGGATTCGGTGCCCGTTAA